Part of the Natrarchaeobius halalkaliphilus genome is shown below.
CGGCCGCGTCGAAGACGAGCTCAAGGCCCTGCGGACCGAACGCGACGACCTCGCGACGGCCCTCGAGATCGACGATCCCGTGTAGTACAGTTTCGTTCGCACCAACGGTACCGTCCCATTCGTACCACCAGTGGTACCGTCCGTACTCGCACCAGTGGTACCGCCCCGCTCGAACCAACGGGAGGCTGCGAGCCGAGCCGATCTACCCCACCGAACGTCGCTCGAGCGCTGGACGCTGTCGTTCGTGCGAACGCCACAGGACTTTCGTCGCTTGCACCCCTTCGTTCGTTCGTGACTCGCCACCTTCTCGTTCCGATGGACGATTCCGATCCCGCACGGGCGGCACTCCGACACGCGCTGACGACGTTTCCGGGAGCCGAGGTGACGGTCGTCCACGCCGTCGACGATCTCGAGGCGGGCTACGGCGGCGATCCGGGGATGGGGGATGTTTCTTCCTCCTCCGATCCCGAGTTTTTCGACGACGTTCGAGCGGCCGCGGCGGAACACGATGCGTCGGTCGAGCCGACGGTTCTGCGCGGAACGGCCGCAACGGCGATCCTCGAGTACGCCGACGAGGCCGACGTCGACCAGATCGTCATCGGCAGCGACGGACGGGCCGGCGTCTCACGAGTGCTCCTCGGAAGCGTCGCGGAGGCGGTCACGCGCCGGTCGTCCGTCCCGGTAACGATCGTCCCCTGACGGACGAATCACGGGGATTATTTACCGGTCGGACGAACCGCCGGTTATGGACGACCGGGCCGGAACGACGCTGCACACCGGTCTGTTGATCTCGACGACTGCCGTGATCGCGTGGCTCTTCGGTCTCCCGATGCTGTTCCCGAGTCTCGGCCCGTCGGCGTTCGTCCTCGCGCTGTTTCAGGACAGCGAGGCAACGTCGACCCGACGGGTCGTCGGCGGCCACGCGATCGGCGTCGTCGCCGGCCTGCTCGCGTACCACCTGCTCGCGGCCGGCATTTCGATGACGGCGACGACGGCACCCGGCTCGCTCGAGGGACTTCGTCTCGCCGCCAGCGGCGTCCTCGCGACGACGCTGACGGCGGGTGGGATGCTCGCGACCGACACTCGTCATCCACCCGCCTGTGCGACTACCCTCATCGTCTCGCTTGGATTACTCACGACGGTACTCGAGGGAGTGATGATCGTTCTCGCTGTCGTCGTGTTGGTCTCCACTCACCGGGTGCTGCTGGCGAGCGAGCGAATCGGTCCGCGCTACGGGAAGCGCCTCCGGTCGTGATCGACTCGGTCGGTTCACTCCGACCGACGATATCCGGTTTCGTCGGCGGTTTCGATCTCCTCTCCGGGAATCTGTTGCTGGAGCACGAACGGTCCGAAGTCCGCTGCCGTGCGGCGAGCGATGGTGGCGATTCGCAGAACGTACGCGAGCAGGACCGCGAACGGGCTGAACAGGGCGGTAATCGTCGTACTCACCACGATCGCGTAGACGATCGGGTTCAGCTCCAGCGCCAGAAGGTTTCCGTACGCGACGATGACGAACGCACCCCCGAGTAGCGTCGGAAATCCGACGTACAACAGGATCTTCGAAAGATCCGCGAGTTCCTGTTGCATGTGGACCGTCTTGAAGTACTGACGGGCGACGTGGATGTCGCGCAGGAGTTCCTCGAGACGATCCAGCTGGTTTTCGGCGGCGTCAGAGAGGTCGTGTCGGTGGCGAGATCGGATGCGTCGAACACTCTGGAGCTGCCAGGGGTCGTTGTAGTGGACGATGACCGCGATCACGGTGAACGTCCCGAAGCTCGCCCCCTCGAGCCTTTCGATCGCGTCGACGTCACGTGGTGTCGTCGTCGACACGTAGTCGTCGATCGCTTCCCGTAGCGCAACGGGTGCGTCCCGACAGACGTTCCACAATCCCAGCGCCGTCCGTCGCTTGGATTCGATCAGGACGCGGAGGAAAGCCGAGGGTTCGACCGGACTCGGCCGATATCCGGTGTGATCCTCGATACCATACCGGTATTCGCGGGTCTCTTCGAGTCGCTCTATGAACACGCCCGTGGTTCCGAACTCCTCGGAGAGGATGAGTTGATTGATCGCGAGGACGACGGTGATGAACGGGAGCATGCCGCCGACCAGCGCCGCGGCGATGGCCGTGATATCGCCGGCCTCGGCGGGCGTGATGAGATCGACGCGGATCAACAGGAGGCACGCACCGAAGACGAAAAGCAGGAGCCAGCCGGTCAGGAGTCGGCGGTCACCGTCGAGGTAAAGCCAGTGTAACAGATCGTCGATGTGCGATTCCGATCCGACCAGCGGATCGGGTTGTGAGGCGGGTGGTTCCTCGCCGTCGTCACTGTCGCGCTCGATCATCGTCTACAGTACGGTCCGTTCGCTGGTTATCGACACGGTACGCTCGATTCTACGGAGAACAATCACGGATCGACGGAAAGAACTATTGCCGGCAGAACAGCGCCACTCAT
Proteins encoded:
- a CDS encoding universal stress protein codes for the protein MTRHLLVPMDDSDPARAALRHALTTFPGAEVTVVHAVDDLEAGYGGDPGMGDVSSSSDPEFFDDVRAAAAEHDASVEPTVLRGTAATAILEYADEADVDQIVIGSDGRAGVSRVLLGSVAEAVTRRSSVPVTIVP
- a CDS encoding HPP family protein, whose translation is MDDRAGTTLHTGLLISTTAVIAWLFGLPMLFPSLGPSAFVLALFQDSEATSTRRVVGGHAIGVVAGLLAYHLLAAGISMTATTAPGSLEGLRLAASGVLATTLTAGGMLATDTRHPPACATTLIVSLGLLTTVLEGVMIVLAVVVLVSTHRVLLASERIGPRYGKRLRS